The genomic window TTAATAAAGAAAGTTAATCCTCTAACTAAACCATGGCTTGTTGCTACAGCACCATTACTTTGTAAATTTAAGTTCTTATCAGGTTTTCTTAGAAAAATGATAAATGCGAGCAATGTTAACTCTACCATGAAAAACACTGATATTATTAATACCGTAATCATATCCAACAGAATCCTAAACATCTGTTGATCTATATAGTCGTAAGAAACTAAAACATCAACCTTGTTTGCTGATGTTAGTTGTAACTCTGATTCTCCTTTAGTAACTAAACCAATCTCATCTATTTGTGGTAGACTAGTTTTTATGGATTCTATATAGCTTTCAAATCCCTCTATATTATCTAAACTTAGTCCTGATGAATATATATTTTCAATATTATTATCTATAGTACTTACAATGAACTCCTTGCTGGTATAGGCCATGTCATTATAAGCATTATGATAAACATGATAGTTTACACTGCTGTATAACATTTGCGCTATTCCCATAATGGCTATAAACACAATTAAAAATCTTTTTTTATTTATAGTGTTATCTTTATGAACAAGTCTAGTTTTTAAGAATATTATTGATAGAAGACCTAAAACAATAACTGCTATCAATATAAGATAAGTTACTAATTGCATTGTTAAAGGACTATCGAGTTGCAAAAATATATCTTGAGGAAAAACCATTACGAGGCTAGCTACATGATGTGAATTATAATCATTTATTTCTATGAATACATATGTTTGATTTTGAAAAATCTTATAGCTTAAATTTTCATCTACTAAACCTTCATTAAATACTGCAGCATTTATAAGCTCATCTGGTATATGTTTATCAATAACGAAGCCTTCTAAGTCATATAATATAGCACCATTAGGTGTAACTATCTTTATGTCATCTACATCTGCTATAACTTCGGTTAACTCTTCTAATGTTTCATGCATGCCAAAAAAGTTGTCTATTGGTTTACCATATTTAAGTGCATATTCAATCTCTCTTACTTTTTCATTTCCAGCTACTGCATAAGTTTTAGCTAAAGATTCATTGTAATTATTAGCAAAGCTTATATAATTAACAAATCCAGTAAAAGACATGATTATTACTATTAATCCAAATACAACTAATAATACTTTATAACGTGCAAAATTTAGATTATCTGCTTTGTTATTTTTCATTAGTTATTTATCTCCATCAAATACAAAAAAACTTTATAAACTACTAAATTATTCCCCAATAGGTAAAAAAACCCCTTTATTTTTGACCTTAAATTTACTTTAAAAATTTTTAAATAAACTTTAAGCAAACTTTAAAAAATATAAAAAAGACCCAAAACAAAGAATTCCACTTTATTTTGGGTCTTTTTTCTTTATTTCTACTTTTGATAATTACAATTTATTTAATCTCAGCAAACAATTACCAACTGGTAAGAGCACGACCAACTTTTTTTGCCGATTGTTTAAAACTTGAAGATATTCTACCACCAGAAATTATATCAGCAGCAGCAACAGTAATTAAATAACTAGCTACTGGACCTCCTCCAGCTACATTTTCAAGGTCATTATCAGATATCTCACCCATTTCATATGACATGTTTATTACATCTTTTAATTCATTGATTTCTTCTATGCTGAAATCCATGCCATTTTCACTTAAGTAACTTTGCACTTCTTCTGATTTTTCAAAGCTAAAAAGCTTATCTGCAAAATCTTGGTCACCCTCACATTTCACTTGTAATAGTCTTAATTTTTCTTCCATTTAATTCACCCTTTCTACTAGTATCTATTCGACGAGAAAATTATCCTAAGTTTTATTCCCCACCCCTTACTATATAATTTATATAATAGTTTTTTACTAAGACTATTCACTATAATAATCAATTATTAAGAATATTTTTAATTTCTATTTTTTTGCATATTATCCTTTAATTATTGCGTAGAAAATTTAATAAACACCTACATAATAATTCTGTAGGTGTTTAAATAACATATATATATTTTTCATTTTAATTTAAGTATTTTTTTATTTAATTGCGCTGTTTAAAATATCCCAAAATTCCGGAAAGGAAATACTTACTGCCTCTGAGTCATTTATTAACATTTCACCTTCCGCGATTAATGCAGCTATAGCTAAGCTCATTGCAATTCGATGATCTTTATAAGATTCTACTGTTGCACCTTTTAGTTTGTTAGGCCCTTTGACAGTAAATCCATCTTCTAATTCTTTTATGTTTACCCCTATTTTTTGTAGTTCACTACATGTAGATTTAATTCTATCTGTTTCTTTAACCCTTAACTCAGACGCTCCTGTAACTTTTGATTCTCCTTCTGCAGTTGCCATAGCTACAGCTAAAATAGGTAGTTCATCTATCAAGGTTGGAATTATATCACCTGATATATCGGTAGCCTTTAACTGCGAATAAGAAACTATAATATCAGCAACTGGCTCTCCACCTATTATTTGTTCGTTTTCTAGTTTTATATTAGCTCCCATGTTAAGTAATACATTAATTAAACCTGCCCTAGTTGAATTAATCCCTACTTCTCGAATTTTTAATTCAGAGCCTTTTACTATTAATGCTGCAACAATGAAAAATGCTGCTGAGGAAATATCTGCAGGCACTATAAACTCTTGTGGTTTTAGCTCATCAACTGGATTTAACTTAATCTGTAAACCCTCTTGATTGATATCTGCCCCCATAGCTTTAAGCATTCTTTCAGTATGATCACGGGTTTTAGCTGGTTCTATTATTGTGCTAGGACTATTTGCTTTCAATCCCGCTAAGATTAGAGATGATTTCACTTGAGCACTTGCTACAGGTAGTCTATACTCTATTCCATTTATTTGTTCTGAACCTTGTATTGCTATAGGTGCATAATTATCTTCCCGAGCATAAACTTGTACACCCATTGTTTTTAATGGTTCTATAACTCTTTTCATTGGTCTATTGTTTAGTGAGGAGTCACCACTCATTACTGAAAAAAATTTGTTACTAGCGAGAACTCCTGATAATAAACGCATTGTAGTCCCCGAGTTTCCACAGTCTAATACTTGATTAGGCTCCTTTAAGCCATTTAGTCCTTTACCTTTAATTATTAATTTTTCTGGAGTTATTTTTATATCTACTCCTAGCATATTCATACAATTAATGGTAGAAAATATATCTTCTGAATGTAAATAATTTTTTACTATTCCTTCACCATCTGCAACAGAGGAAAGTATTACACCGCGGTGTGAAATGGACTTATCAGGTCCTACTGTTATTTCACCTTTAAGTGGTTTTGAGTTAGTTAATACGCTTTTCATTTTTTCCTCCTATTTTAGCCATGCTTTTATATTTTCTTTACTTAGTTTTTTTATTGCTTCTTCGGCATCTTTGAGTGTGGGTACACCAATACGCATAGTTCCGCCATCACCTTCTCTAGCTCGCAAAATTTCAATATCTACTATATTTATTCCTATATTTCCTAATAATAATCCAACTTGACCTATAATGCCCGGCTTATCTGGAACTATGCATATTATATCTACAAAGCTAGGTAAAAGACCTTTTCTTATAGCTGGTATAGAATCACGAATGGTTTTTGCCGAAGTTAAATATTCACTTAACCCTTTAAGTTGATTGTTCTCTATAATTTCTTTATAATCTGTAAGAATGTTTATTAAGCTTTCTAATGCAGGAATCAGCTGGTTTTTATTAGTAAAAATGATATCTTCCCATATTTTGATGTTAGATGATGCAATTCTAGTAGTATCTCTAAAGCCACCTGCGGCTAACATTAAATCATTTGGGTTCCCTTTAGTTAGATTAACTAATGCTGCAGCAGTTATGTGAGGAACGTGGCTAATTATAGCTACAGTAAAATCATGCTGAACAGGTTCTAATACTTTGATTTTAGCTCCAGTTGCAGAAAGTACTTGTTTTAGTATGTCAATATATTTTTCATCTGTATTATTAAAAGGAGTTAAAACATAAATAGCATTTTCAAAGAGATATTTATCTGCACCTTCTAGACCACCTGTTTCAGATCCTGCCATAGGGTGTCCCCCTATAGCTATTACCTCATCGGATAAAATCTCTTGATAAAGCTGCATTACTTTTTGTTTAGTACTACCTACATCAGTAACTATCACACCCGTTTTTAGATTATCTTTTATTTCATTAAGAATAGTACTGTATGTACTTAGTGGTGTACAGATAAAAATAATATCTGCATCGCTTACCCCTTGTTTTAAATTTAAAGCGGTATCTATAATACCTGATGATACCGCTTTTTTTAATCCTTCTTCATTTGTGTCTATACCGATAATTTTATTTATTAATGGTGAATCTTTTAAAGAAAGGGCTAATGAACCTCCAATTAGCCCTACACCAATAATTGTAACATTATACTTCAACAACAGATTCTCCTTTGCTTGCTTGTAATGCTATTCTTAAATTATTAACTTTTTTTACTAAATTATTAAAGTTATTAGGTTTTAATGATTGAGGGCCATCTGATAAGGCTTCGCTTGGATTTTGATGAACCTCTACCATAACCCCATCACACCCAGCAGCTACAGCTGCTAATGTCATGGGTTCTACTAATTCCCATTTACCTGTTCCATGGCTAGGGTCAACTATGATGGGTAAATGAGTTAATTGTTTTATAATAGGAACTGCACTAATATCTAAAGTGTTACGTGTGTGTTTTTCAAAGGTTCTAATTCCACGTTCACAAAGAATAACATTTTTATTTCCACTAGACATAATATATTCTGCTGCCATTATCCATTCTTCTATTGTTGCTGAGGGACCTCTTTTTAATAGTACAGGTTTTTTAACTCTGCCTAGTTCTTTTAGTAAAAAGAAGTTTTGCATATTTCTTGCACCAACCTGTAATATATCTGCAAAATCAGCAATCATATCTACTATTCTAGGATCTACAATCTCAGTTACTACTGGAAGACCCGTTATTTCTTTAGCCTCTTTTAAAATTTCAAGTCCTTCTCTTTCTAGTCCTTGGAAGGAGTATGGTGAAGTACGCGGTTTAAAAGCACCACCCCTTAACATGGTTGCACCTGCTTCTTTAAGCATCTGAGCTACTTCTAAGTACTCATCTCTTCCTTCAACAGCACAAGGACCAGCTATAATCTGAACATTTAAATCCCCTATGCTCTGGTTATCAACCTGAATAGTAGTTGTTTCTTGCTTGAATTCTCTGGATGCAAGTTTAAAAGGATTTAGTATAGGTACTACTTTTTCAACTCCGGGTAAACTTTCAAATAGTTCAATGACCTCTTGAGTCCTTTGCCCAATACCACCTATAATAGTACGTTCTACACCTTCTGATAGGTGCACTTGAAATCCTTTAGATTCTAACTTTGATGTTACCTGACCGATCTTTTCGTGACCAGCATTTTTCTCCATTACAATAATCATTAAAAAACCTCCTTTTGTGGAGGTGAGAAAACACAATAAGCCATTAGTGACAAAAATCACCAACGGCTTTATGCCTACTGCTAATTTTCCCACCATCCTACCATACTACATTTTTTTATTATCTAACTATCCTACATAATAAATACTATCATTAAATATATTAATTATTCAAGATATTTTTAGACTAATATTAATTAATAGTTAAATAATTCTGCTTTTTAGTTTTTTGCAATTTATCTATATAAAGATTTGTTACTAACCATTGATTCTCTATTTTTCTTACTAAAACTCGAGCATTAATTATTATATTTTCAGGTTCTGACTGCGTTTTGTTAACTGCTGTCATATAAAATACTATAAGTTCTTTATTTATATCTGCCCTGTTTTTAGTTAGTATTGAATATGGATTATCAAGTTTGAAATATTCTTTTTTAAGGTTGTCAGCGTTTATATACACCATATCTATTTCATTTCCTAGGTGTAAATAGTCCTTTTTAGTATTTTCTAGTAAAGTTGGATTATTCAAAAACTCTGCATACACATCTTTAGCCCTTCTTTCAGGAACTAAATAGTTATAGTTAATCATAGCTGCAAATATTATAAAAAAATAAAGAGCTACCATTAAAATAGCTTTTAAAGGTAGCTCTTTGTTGTAATCTGACATATCTGCCTCCAAAATAGTTTTTCTTATTTTGGAGCAAAATTTATTATTTAATTCTTAATTTGATTATGCAAAAATTGGTTTCACTGCAAAAAGCTAAACTTAGGCTATGGAATCGGCTGAGCAAACATGTTTATCACGCCACTCATCGGTCTTTACCTTCATTTTAGCTTAGCACTTATTATCTAAAATGATTTTTTATTTATACTTAGCCGTGATCTATGCACCACGCCTTGCTACTTAAGGACTTAGATAAACATGTTTGCTCAGCCTTAAGTTTGTTGTAGTTACTTTTTGCAGCAGAATCAAAAATTGTAAAACATGAAACGCCTTTATACTTAAAGATATTTTTTTCCATATAACTCATAAAACTATTTTAATTTTTTGTTGCCTAATTTTGCTAAGGCTATAGTTTCACTGTAAAGTTTTTTATAGTTTTCCGGAGTTAAAGACTGTTTTCCATCTGATAAAGCACGATCGGGCTCAGGATGTACTTCGACCATAATACCGTCAGCTCCAGCAGCAATTGCTGCTCGCGAGACAGGTCCCACCATTTTCCATTTGCCAGTTGCATGGCTTGGATCCACTATTATAGGCAGATGAGATAGTTCTTTTATTAGTGGAATTGCTCCTATATCTACTGTGTTTCTAGTATAAGGTTCAAAGGTGCGAATCCCTCTCTCACATAAAATCAGGTTAGTATTTCCACCATTTAATACATATTCAGCAGCAAGTAACCACTCTTCAATAGTTGCTGATAGACCACGTTTTAACAGTATAGGCTTGTCTACTTTTCCTATTTCTTCAAGTAATGAAAAGTTTTGCATATTTCTACTTCCTATTTGAAGTATATCTACAGTATTATACATAAAGTCCAATTCTCTTATATCCATTATTTCAGTTATTATAGGAAGTCCAGTTTTTTTCTTGGCTTCCTCCATAATTTCTAAACCTTCTATACCTAAACCTTTAAATGAGTACGGTGATGTTCGAGGTTTAAATAACCCACCCCGTAAAATATGAACACCTACACTCTTAAGCGTACATGCTAAATCTATATATTGATCAGCATTTTCCACAGCACAAGGTCCAGCTATTATAGTACAATAACCTTCACCTATTGATACTGATTCTTCTGTAGCAGGTATAATTACTATAGAATCTTCTTTTCTGTATTCACGGGAAGCAAGTCTAAATGGCTTCATTGCTAACCCCTCCAAAATTTAATGCAATTTTAGTATTTTTAATTTATCAATGATTAATATTAAGTATAGCATTAAAGCAATATAAATCGTTATATAAAGATTAATTTGGCTATTACTTTAATAGAATTAATACTTATATAGTATACAAGGTGCTACTCCTTAATTCACTATAAATTATTTTGACTTTGTATTATAATAACATCATTTAGGATATGTTATCCTGATAATTTTTATTTCTTTAATATTAGGAGGTTTTATATTGAATATTTTAGCTGCCATATGTCAAATGAAAGTTGGTAGTGATAAGAAAACAAACCTTTCAAATGCTCAAAAAATAATTCAAGAAGCTGCAAAAAAAGGTGCTGATATGGTTGTTTTGCCCGAAGTTTTTAATTCTCCATATCAAACCGATTTATTCCCAGCTTACGCAGAGCCCTTTGGGGGTGAAACAACTAAGTTTTTATCAGAAATGGCTCGAGAACATAAGGTTTTATTAGTTGGTGGTTCTATTGTAGAAAAAGACAATGATGATAAGATTTATAATACTAGCTATGTTTTTGATGCTAATGGTAATTTAGTTAATAAACATCGCAAGGTTCATCTTTTTGATATTGATATACCTGGAAAGATAAAATTTCAAGAATCCGAAACTCTATCTGCCGGTAATACTATTGAAGTTTTTAAGTATAAAGGAATAGGAATAAGTGTAATGATTTGTTATGACGGTAGGTTTCCAGAGCTAGCAAGAATAGCTGCTTTAAACGGAGCACAGATTATAATTATTCCTGGAGCTTTTAATCTAACTACTGGTCCACTTCACTGGGAATTAATTATGCGAAGCCGAGCTGTTGATAATCAAGTTTTTGTTGTAGCAGCTGCACCTTCTAGAAATCCTGATGCTGGATATCAAGCATGGGGACACTCAATGATTGTTAATCCTTGGGGTACAATAATAGCACAAACTGATGAAGGTGAAGGAATTGTCATGGGTGAAATCGACTTAGATGTAGTCAATAAGGTAAGACAAGAAATACCTGTTTTAAGTCAAAGAAGAAATGACCTATATCAAGTAAACTATTACCCAAAGGAGGATTTTTAAATGAAGTTTTATACAGATTATTTATGGTTTAATACTGAGAAAAGAAGAGAGTATATACGTATCACCAATCAAGTACGTGATGCCTTAGAAAAAAGCGGTATACAAGAAGGTATGATATTAGTTAGTGCTATGCATATAACTGCGGGAGTTTATGTAAATGATAATGAACCAGGGATAATTGAGGACTTGGATAAAATGCTAGAAGAACTCGCACCATTTGGTCCTGAGTATCTACATCACAGAACTGGCGAAGATAATGGGGATGCTCATCTAAAAAGCCTTTTAATTCACCATCAAGTTATTCTTCCAGTTACAGATGGTAAACTAGATTTAGGTCCATGGCAGGAAGTATTTTATGCAGAATTTGATGGCAGACGAAAGAAAAGAGTAGTTATAAAGGTGATGGGTGAGTAAATACTTAATGTTGCTATGTACATAAAAAGCGCCAGACTCCGCAAGGTATATTAATCAACGATTCATGCTCCTAACGTTAAGTGTATACATTAAATTATTCAACTATTGTTTATAATCCATAGTAATGGGCACGAAAAGGGATGTTTCCTTTTCGTGCTAAGCTTTCTACTAAGATAAACACTACAGAAAAGCAAAAAACCCCAGCTACGGGGTTTAATTAAGGTCTTTTCGTAATTTTTTAGCCTCACCTATATAAACATGTTTAATATCCTTTTGAAGTTTATTAGTATTTATATGTATTAATACCCTTATACACTTTGGTAGTGCTCCGGGCACCTCAATTTCTTGAAAACACAAAAGTGGAACGGCATCCCACCCCATTGTTCTTGCTGCCTCTGCAGGAAAAACTGATTTTATATCAGAGGTAACTGTAAATAATACACTAGCTATATCACTAATTAAAAGTTCATTTTCTATAGTTATAGCATCAAGTAATTCACGGGTAGCTTTTAGTACTTCTTCTGCACTGTCGTTACTTACAGTAACAGCACCTCTTATGCCTCTTAATGCCATTTATGAACCTACTCCTTATTAAAATTATGATACTGCCCTATGACCTAAGCCAATAGCTACTTCATCAAGATGTAGTAATCCTATACCCAAAAATATTGCTACACTTACATGGTCAGCGTGACGGGCAACACCAATTTTTCCACCAACATTAAGTCCTAAAGCTTTGGGCATTATTTGCGAAATAGCTTCTCTGGCAGCACCAGCTACAGCCCCTTCATCTGCATGGCTATCTTTAATAACACCTTCTCGTTTTGCTGCAACTACAGATCTTTCCACTATTTTACCAACTGAATTAATAAATTCTCCCCCATAATCAACTGCTACAGCTTTAACATTGTACTGATTTAAAAATTCCTTTTTCAAATCTGCCTCTTCCTGTCTTGAAGTTGTTAAGGCAATTTTTATTGCTGATGTTGCAACAATTTTACTTCCAATATCCAAGTAAAATCTCCCCCTATTTTTCTTTTATTTTACAACTACTTTCCCAATCATTACTACACTTTTATTAGTAATAAATGATTGTTGATCTTTAGGATAAGCAAGATTGTCTGATATATCTATTATATTAAAAGTAATGGGGAAGTTGTAGGCTGTTGAATCAATTTTTATAATATCTCCTGCCATCACTTCTATCCTAACTTGATTACTTGCAAAACTATTATTTTTTTCTTCATTAATCATAACATAAGCTTTTGGTAATGATGAAAATTCTTGTACTTCTATTGTTAAAGTTGCGTAAGGAGATGTTACTTCATCAGTAGATGGTTTGTTAGATGTATATATTTCAGAATCTTCTTCATTAACGGGAAAATTTATCGCTTGCCCCTCCATTCTTTCACTCCAACTTAGATACATCCTCATAGGTTCATGAGTCATTAACCCTTGAACTAAAACAGTTGCTATAATTCCTAAAACAATAAACCTAATTAAGTATTTTTCAAGCAAGTTAAAAAAACGCTTCAATTTATCACCTCTCAGACAGTA from Candidatus Syntrophocurvum alkaliphilum includes these protein-coding regions:
- a CDS encoding MFS transporter — protein: MKNNKADNLNFARYKVLLVVFGLIVIIMSFTGFVNYISFANNYNESLAKTYAVAGNEKVREIEYALKYGKPIDNFFGMHETLEELTEVIADVDDIKIVTPNGAILYDLEGFVIDKHIPDELINAAVFNEGLVDENLSYKIFQNQTYVFIEINDYNSHHVASLVMVFPQDIFLQLDSPLTMQLVTYLILIAVIVLGLLSIIFLKTRLVHKDNTINKKRFLIVFIAIMGIAQMLYSSVNYHVYHNAYNDMAYTSKEFIVSTIDNNIENIYSSGLSLDNIEGFESYIESIKTSLPQIDEIGLVTKGESELQLTSANKVDVLVSYDYIDQQMFRILLDMITVLIISVFFMVELTLLAFIIFLRKPDKNLNLQSNGAVATSHGLVRGLTFFINLCAFMSLTFIAIVMNNLYQPILGLSKDVVLGLPLSAEMLGGIIAIILAGWSISKQGWRTILYIGGMFLLLGNLLSGFSNDAITYIVSRAIAGFGLGYILMSLRSLVVSLPKTNIAIAEFAAGAIAGLNCGVVIGGMLADRIGYDATFYLAAILAIIPILFVRRLMGEYEIEQRETSDISALAKFINFIADKKAIVFLACIFIPFFISGAFLDYFFPLFAASHDLTQSDISRGFLLHGLFIIYLGPLLTKYATNKLGNKNGIIFSMFIVVSALATFMAFGTIAAAFVTLALLGIAESFGMAMKTSYFLNLKGIKDLEINQGMAYFSFMVNLGRMLGPIMFGIALSLGIKMGIGIIALFIFLLLLVFIFSNRQMPIHSNKSLS
- a CDS encoding Nif11-like leader peptide family RiPP precursor, whose product is MEEKLRLLQVKCEGDQDFADKLFSFEKSEEVQSYLSENGMDFSIEEINELKDVINMSYEMGEISDNDLENVAGGGPVASYLITVAAADIISGGRISSSFKQSAKKVGRALTSW
- the aroA gene encoding 3-phosphoshikimate 1-carboxyvinyltransferase; this translates as MKSVLTNSKPLKGEITVGPDKSISHRGVILSSVADGEGIVKNYLHSEDIFSTINCMNMLGVDIKITPEKLIIKGKGLNGLKEPNQVLDCGNSGTTMRLLSGVLASNKFFSVMSGDSSLNNRPMKRVIEPLKTMGVQVYAREDNYAPIAIQGSEQINGIEYRLPVASAQVKSSLILAGLKANSPSTIIEPAKTRDHTERMLKAMGADINQEGLQIKLNPVDELKPQEFIVPADISSAAFFIVAALIVKGSELKIREVGINSTRAGLINVLLNMGANIKLENEQIIGGEPVADIIVSYSQLKATDISGDIIPTLIDELPILAVAMATAEGESKVTGASELRVKETDRIKSTCSELQKIGVNIKELEDGFTVKGPNKLKGATVESYKDHRIAMSLAIAALIAEGEMLINDSEAVSISFPEFWDILNSAIK
- a CDS encoding prephenate dehydrogenase: MKYNVTIIGVGLIGGSLALSLKDSPLINKIIGIDTNEEGLKKAVSSGIIDTALNLKQGVSDADIIFICTPLSTYSTILNEIKDNLKTGVIVTDVGSTKQKVMQLYQEILSDEVIAIGGHPMAGSETGGLEGADKYLFENAIYVLTPFNNTDEKYIDILKQVLSATGAKIKVLEPVQHDFTVAIISHVPHITAAALVNLTKGNPNDLMLAAGGFRDTTRIASSNIKIWEDIIFTNKNQLIPALESLINILTDYKEIIENNQLKGLSEYLTSAKTIRDSIPAIRKGLLPSFVDIICIVPDKPGIIGQVGLLLGNIGINIVDIEILRAREGDGGTMRIGVPTLKDAEEAIKKLSKENIKAWLK
- the aroF gene encoding 3-deoxy-7-phosphoheptulonate synthase, which encodes MIIVMEKNAGHEKIGQVTSKLESKGFQVHLSEGVERTIIGGIGQRTQEVIELFESLPGVEKVVPILNPFKLASREFKQETTTIQVDNQSIGDLNVQIIAGPCAVEGRDEYLEVAQMLKEAGATMLRGGAFKPRTSPYSFQGLEREGLEILKEAKEITGLPVVTEIVDPRIVDMIADFADILQVGARNMQNFFLLKELGRVKKPVLLKRGPSATIEEWIMAAEYIMSSGNKNVILCERGIRTFEKHTRNTLDISAVPIIKQLTHLPIIVDPSHGTGKWELVEPMTLAAVAAGCDGVMVEVHQNPSEALSDGPQSLKPNNFNNLVKKVNNLRIALQASKGESVVEV
- the aroF gene encoding 3-deoxy-7-phosphoheptulonate synthase — its product is MKPFRLASREYRKEDSIVIIPATEESVSIGEGYCTIIAGPCAVENADQYIDLACTLKSVGVHILRGGLFKPRTSPYSFKGLGIEGLEIMEEAKKKTGLPIITEIMDIRELDFMYNTVDILQIGSRNMQNFSLLEEIGKVDKPILLKRGLSATIEEWLLAAEYVLNGGNTNLILCERGIRTFEPYTRNTVDIGAIPLIKELSHLPIIVDPSHATGKWKMVGPVSRAAIAAGADGIMVEVHPEPDRALSDGKQSLTPENYKKLYSETIALAKLGNKKLK
- a CDS encoding carbon-nitrogen hydrolase family protein, which encodes MNILAAICQMKVGSDKKTNLSNAQKIIQEAAKKGADMVVLPEVFNSPYQTDLFPAYAEPFGGETTKFLSEMAREHKVLLVGGSIVEKDNDDKIYNTSYVFDANGNLVNKHRKVHLFDIDIPGKIKFQESETLSAGNTIEVFKYKGIGISVMICYDGRFPELARIAALNGAQIIIIPGAFNLTTGPLHWELIMRSRAVDNQVFVVAAAPSRNPDAGYQAWGHSMIVNPWGTIIAQTDEGEGIVMGEIDLDVVNKVRQEIPVLSQRRNDLYQVNYYPKEDF
- a CDS encoding secondary thiamine-phosphate synthase enzyme YjbQ, which produces MKFYTDYLWFNTEKRREYIRITNQVRDALEKSGIQEGMILVSAMHITAGVYVNDNEPGIIEDLDKMLEELAPFGPEYLHHRTGEDNGDAHLKSLLIHHQVILPVTDGKLDLGPWQEVFYAEFDGRRKKRVVIKVMGE
- the aroH gene encoding chorismate mutase, which gives rise to MALRGIRGAVTVSNDSAEEVLKATRELLDAITIENELLISDIASVLFTVTSDIKSVFPAEAARTMGWDAVPLLCFQEIEVPGALPKCIRVLIHINTNKLQKDIKHVYIGEAKKLRKDLN
- a CDS encoding HutP family protein, which translates into the protein MDIGSKIVATSAIKIALTTSRQEEADLKKEFLNQYNVKAVAVDYGGEFINSVGKIVERSVVAAKREGVIKDSHADEGAVAGAAREAISQIMPKALGLNVGGKIGVARHADHVSVAIFLGIGLLHLDEVAIGLGHRAVS